The following DNA comes from Chloroflexota bacterium.
GGTGCCCTGTTGCACCTCAGCAATGAAATCGCCGGTAGCCTTCTTGATGGTGTCGAAGAGCCTGGCATACTGCTTGGCATGCTTGGGAACAAAGTCAGTATAAAGGCCTAGAAGGTCGCTGATGACCTGCACCTGCCCATCGCAATACGGTCCGGCTCCGATGCCAATGGTGGGAACCTTAACTTTCTGCGTGATTATCCTGGCCAAAGGAGTTGGTATACATTCCAGGACGATAGAAAAGGCCCCGGCTTCTTCCAAAGCGAGGGCATCCTTTACCAGACGGACAGCAGCTTCTGGGGACCTGCCCTGGACCTTGAAGCCGCCAAGCTGGTGTATGGACTGGGGAGTAAGGCCGATGTGCCCCTGAACCGGGATGCCGCATTGCACCACATGGTGCACCACCTCAGCCATGGACTGACCGCCCTCCAGCTTAACCGCCTGCGCCCCGCCCTCTTTCAGAAAGCGTCCAGCGTTGTAAATTGCATCGCTAATGCTAGTATGATAGGTCATAAAAGGCATGTCGCCAATAACCAGGGCTTGCTTTGCGCCTCTAACCACTGCCCTGGTGTGGTGGAGCATCTCTTCCATCGTCACCGGAATGGTCGAGTCATAGCCCAATACCACCATTCCCAGGCTATCCCCTACCAGAACAAGGGGTACGCCGGTTTCATCAATAAGCCTGGCCGTAGCATAGTCATAGGCGGTGAGCATGGGTATCTTCTCGCCCTTTTGTTTCATCTCCTTGATTTGGCTTATAGTAACTCTCATCTCGCCTCCCCAACGCCTGATAATAGGTCAAGTTTTCCAGATCGAAGTCTTAGGCACTTCCTATCCTGGACAGTCCGCCAGGGCAGAGGTCGTGAAATACAATGAGGGTGTCTCTTCCCCTACCGACCTTTCCTCACCGGGCGTGCAGCGATTCAACCACGTCGTCGATCCACTCATGCCCCGTCTTCTGGTCAACAATGTGATTATTGGCATCGACATAGACCAGCTTGGGGTTGACGCGGCGCGCCTCATCCTCGCTAACAGTGCTGTAAGTGAGGATTATCACAACGTCACCCTTGGAGACCAGCCGAGCCGCGGCGCCATTGAGAACAATGTCTCCAGAACCTGCCTCGCCCTCGATAGCATAAGTCTGGAACCGAGCACCATTGTTGATGTTCAACACGTGAACCAGCTCATAGGGTAGCATGTCGGCGGCTTCCATCAGACGTTTGTCAATGGTGATGCTACCTTCATAATCGATGTTCCCTCCGGTAACCCTGGCTCGATGGATCTTGCTGCGCAGCATTGTCCTCATGACTTTGACTCACCTCCATATCACTTTGGGTTCAGAAGCTGGTGCAGCTCCTTTGCTCTCTGTTCGTCAATTCTCCCCTTAGCTAAAGCGATAGGCACTGTCTGCCGCCCCAACTCAAGATAGGTAGCGGCCAATCCTGGAGCTCTTGCCTCCAGGGATCTTAGATGCTTTTGTATTGTTCCCAGGTCTCCCCGGGCAATCGGTCCAGTGAGGCAGTTGGGCAATCCGACATTACCTATGTTGTTAACTGTGCCTCTCAGCAAGGGGAGCAAGGCCTGGGTGGCTTCCGAGGGGGGGACCCCAAAGGTCTGCCACAGATCAGTAGCCAGTTTCACAAGTGTCACCATATAGTTGCAGGCCATTACTGCTGCGGCGTGATAA
Coding sequences within:
- the panB gene encoding 3-methyl-2-oxobutanoate hydroxymethyltransferase — translated: MRVTISQIKEMKQKGEKIPMLTAYDYATARLIDETGVPLVLVGDSLGMVVLGYDSTIPVTMEEMLHHTRAVVRGAKQALVIGDMPFMTYHTSISDAIYNAGRFLKEGGAQAVKLEGGQSMAEVVHHVVQCGIPVQGHIGLTPQSIHQLGGFKVQGRSPEAAVRLVKDALALEEAGAFSIVLECIPTPLARIITQKVKVPTIGIGAGPYCDGQVQVISDLLGLYTDFVPKHAKQYARLFDTIKKATGDFIAEVQQGTFPTEKQGFAMDESILEGLEQEI
- a CDS encoding aspartate 1-decarboxylase, yielding MRTMLRSKIHRARVTGGNIDYEGSITIDKRLMEAADMLPYELVHVLNINNGARFQTYAIEGEAGSGDIVLNGAAARLVSKGDVVIILTYSTVSEDEARRVNPKLVYVDANNHIVDQKTGHEWIDDVVESLHAR